Part of the bacterium genome, AGCGACGAATGACTGCCACTATTTGCAGAAGGATCACCATCAAGCGCATGATGTCTTGCTTTGCATACAGACAGGCAAACAGGTCAATGATGCCGACCGGATGCGATACACGACAGACCAACTCTATGTCAAAACTGTGGCAGAAATGAAAGAACGCTTCGGTCAGTATCCGAATGCGATCGAAAACACTCTCAAAATCGCTGAAGAGTGTAATGTCGAAATCAAACTGCACGACATGCACCTGCCGGCATTTCCTTTGCCGTTATCAGCAAGCAATCCCGATGACTACCTTACTCATCTCGCCGAAGAGGGATTGCTGGAGCGGTATCCAAACCCGACTCCAGAGGTTCGCGAGCGTCTGAATTTCGAGTTGGGCGTGATCAAGCAGATGAAATATGCAGGATACTTTCTGATCGTGCAGGATTTCACCCGCCACGCTCGCGAAATCGGAGTCTCGGTCGGACCGGGTCGTGGCTCAGCTGCCGGTTCAATCGTCTCGTATGTGCTCGGTATCACCAACATTGATCCGATCAAGTACGATTTGCTTTTTGAGCGTTTCCTCAATCCCGAACGCATTAGCATGCCTGACATTGACATCGACTTCTCCGACCGCGGTCGCGACAAGATTATCCAATATGTTATCCAGAAGTATGGACAGGAAAACGTCGGGCAGATTATCACCTTCGGCACCATGGCTGCTCGCGGCGTTGTGCGCGATGTCGGTCGTACCCTCGGTGTGCCCTATGGTGATGTCGACAAGATCGCCAAGTTGATACCGTTTGCTCTCGACATGACGATTGAAAAGGCGCTTCAGCTTGAACCACAGTTGACTGAACTTGCCAAGACCGATGCCCGAATAGACAAATTGCTGGAGTACTCGAAGATACTTGAAGGACTCACGCGCCATGCTTCGACGCACGCCGCCGGAGTGGTAATCGCACCATCGGCGCTTACCGACTACGTTCCGCTTTACAAAGGCAGCAAAGACGAAATCACGACCCAGTGGGACATGAAGGCTGTCGAAGAAATCGGCCTTCTCAAGATGGACTTCCTCGGATTGCGTACGCTCACCGTTCTTGACGATTCACTGGCAATGATCAAGGGTGGCAAGGGTGTCGAAATCGATCTCGATCAGATTCCCCTTGATGATCGCGATGTTTACAAGCTCTTCGGCGCCGGTTATACGATCGGAATCTTCCAGTTCGAATCTTCGGGAATGCGGGATTATCTGCGAAAGCTCAAACCGGAGAATCTCAACGATTTGGCGGCGATGAACGCACTTTATCGTCCGGGTCCGCTCAAAGGCGGTGTCGTCGATCTGTACATCGACCGCAAGCATGGCCGCGAAAAGACGGAATATGTACACCCGTTACTGGAATCGATTCTAAAAGACACTTACGGCGTAATAGTTTTCCAAGAGCAGGCGATCAAGATCGCGTCCGAGATGGCGGGTTACTCGCTTGGAAAAGCGGATATTCTGCGCAAAGCAATGGGTAAGAAGAACGCCGAGTTGATGCGCTCGCAGAAGGAAGAATTCACTGCCGGGTGTATCGAAAAGGGAATTGACAAGAAGACTGCCGAGACCGTATTCGATCTCATCGACAAGTTCGCAGGGTACGGATTCAATAAGTCGCATTCGGTCGGTTACGCTTTACTTGCCTACCAAACAGCATATCTCAAAGCGCATTACCCTCACGAATTCATGGCAGCAAACATGACCTCGGAAATGATCTCGACTGAGCGCATTATCATTCTCATGGAGGAATGCCGCAGAATGGGGATCGAGGTATTGCCGCCGGATGTCAATGAATCGCAAGAGTCGTTTACCGTAGTCGACGGGAAGATCCGTTTCGCACTAACTGCCGTCAAGAACGTTGGTCAGGGAGCCGTGCAGGCAATACTCAGAGCTCGCAACGAGGGCGGCCATTTCACAACAATCTGTGATCTGACTACTCGTGTGGAACTAAACGCGCTCAACCGGCGCACGCTTGAATCGCTAACTATGTCCGGAGCGCTGGATTCGCTTACCGGCAGCCGCGCACAGTTGTTTGAGGCGACCGAAAGCGCGCTCAATTTTGGGCAGTCGATTCAACGCAAAGAAGCAATTCATCAAGTCGATATGTTTGCAGCAATCGGTGGAGTCGATACCACAGTTCAAGAGCCGCCGCTTCCGAAAATCGATGAGTGGAATCGCTCAATTCTCCTTCAGAAGGAGAAAGAGGCACTTGGCTTCTACGTGAGTGGACACCCTCTGGAAAAATACCGTCTTGAATTAGCGGCATTTGCCACAGTGAATTCGGAGGAGATTTCTGAACAACCTGACGGTGCTGAAGTATCCCTTGGCGGAATTGTCCAGAACCTGAAGATCAATTACGACAAGCAGGGGCGGCAAATGGCGTTCATTACTCTGGAGGATTTCTTTGGAGTGATTGAAATCCTGACCTTTGCCGATCTATATGAGAAATCTAAACAGCTTATTCAGGTGGATGCCCGGCTACTTTGCCGGGGAAGGGTTTCGACCCGAGAAAACGAAAAACCAAAGCTAATCGGTTCTGATGTTGTCGGTTTAGAGGGACTATTTAATGCCCGGCCGGCTGTTATGGAAGTGTTTTTGAATGGTTCTGCAAACGATAAGATGTTGCAGGATATATGCTTGGAGCTGGCAGCGCACCCCGGCCCGGTGAAGGTACAGCTGTCGATGATTTCCGGAAGTCAGCTGTTTACGCTCTCGCCACGTAAGATTAAGGTGTTACCGGACCAGCAAATGTTCGAAAAACTCGAGAGTATTGTTGGAAAAGAGAACATAACTTTTCGTAAATCCGGCTGATTCTGGGAACCGGAGAAATTCAATAGGGTTAAAATGAATAACTGTTACTGGACGACGAAAGTCCTTGTACTACAAAAGAAAACGATGACAAAGATGACCATGACTATTGTTCGCAAAGCTCTCAGTGTATCGATTCCAGCCCTTGTGCTGATCTCGAGTTTCTTCAGCTACTCGACA contains:
- a CDS encoding DNA polymerase III subunit alpha; amino-acid sequence: MSNTAEFVHLHNHTQYSLLDGACRIERFVDLAKQMGFHALAITDHGNMFGAIEFYKAALKAGIKPIIGTEAYVAPKSRELKQSVAGYPDGGNHLLLLAKNKQGYQNLIKLSTIGYLEGFYHRPRIDKESLKKYSEGLICTSACLQGEVAFHLRNNNQEEAKRAAFQFADIFGKENFYIEIQDHTIDDEDKVRPLLLKLAKENNFNLVATNDCHYLQKDHHQAHDVLLCIQTGKQVNDADRMRYTTDQLYVKTVAEMKERFGQYPNAIENTLKIAEECNVEIKLHDMHLPAFPLPLSASNPDDYLTHLAEEGLLERYPNPTPEVRERLNFELGVIKQMKYAGYFLIVQDFTRHAREIGVSVGPGRGSAAGSIVSYVLGITNIDPIKYDLLFERFLNPERISMPDIDIDFSDRGRDKIIQYVIQKYGQENVGQIITFGTMAARGVVRDVGRTLGVPYGDVDKIAKLIPFALDMTIEKALQLEPQLTELAKTDARIDKLLEYSKILEGLTRHASTHAAGVVIAPSALTDYVPLYKGSKDEITTQWDMKAVEEIGLLKMDFLGLRTLTVLDDSLAMIKGGKGVEIDLDQIPLDDRDVYKLFGAGYTIGIFQFESSGMRDYLRKLKPENLNDLAAMNALYRPGPLKGGVVDLYIDRKHGREKTEYVHPLLESILKDTYGVIVFQEQAIKIASEMAGYSLGKADILRKAMGKKNAELMRSQKEEFTAGCIEKGIDKKTAETVFDLIDKFAGYGFNKSHSVGYALLAYQTAYLKAHYPHEFMAANMTSEMISTERIIILMEECRRMGIEVLPPDVNESQESFTVVDGKIRFALTAVKNVGQGAVQAILRARNEGGHFTTICDLTTRVELNALNRRTLESLTMSGALDSLTGSRAQLFEATESALNFGQSIQRKEAIHQVDMFAAIGGVDTTVQEPPLPKIDEWNRSILLQKEKEALGFYVSGHPLEKYRLELAAFATVNSEEISEQPDGAEVSLGGIVQNLKINYDKQGRQMAFITLEDFFGVIEILTFADLYEKSKQLIQVDARLLCRGRVSTRENEKPKLIGSDVVGLEGLFNARPAVMEVFLNGSANDKMLQDICLELAAHPGPVKVQLSMISGSQLFTLSPRKIKVLPDQQMFEKLESIVGKENITFRKSG